From Kiritimatiellales bacterium, a single genomic window includes:
- the rpoC gene encoding DNA-directed RNA polymerase subunit beta', translating to MDNAVDIFGNEPDAINDVASIRLASPEDIRSWSFGEVKNPETINYRTFKPEKGGLFCERIFGPTKDWECSCGKYKRIKYKGVICDRCGVEVTLSRVRRERMAHIELAVPVSHIWFFKATPSRMGLLLDMTLRSLEHIIYYDDYVVVDPGETPLKEKQLLTEMEYREALDNYGEGSFDARIGAEGIRELLRRIDLPVKLRDLEDALAVTRSKQTRKKLVSQMKVIEGLIRSNSRPEWMIFETLPVIPPDLRPLVPLEGGRFATSDLNDLYRRVINRNNRLKTLLALKTPEVIIRNEKRMLQQSVDALFDNGRHGRAVSGPGNRPLKSLSDMLKGKQGRFRQNLLGKRVDYSGRSVIVVGPKLKLNQCGLPKKMALVLFEPFIIRKLKERGIVHTVRSAKKMIEREEDIVWDILDEVTKGHTVMLNRAPTLHRLSIQSFEPVLIEGEAIQVHPLVCTAYNADFDGDQMAVHVPLSVEAQMESKALMLAPNNIFSPSSGKPITTPTQDIALGCYFLTSFSQKYLLETRSAGAKKGESKEHLPLMADLNEVHTAFDEGVVKLHDRIRYRNPDYQRETKFGDQKQPVIITTVGRVFFNEIWPSGIGFVNDRISKKLLGRLIEHCYAVAGHQETVKLLDKLKNLGFAHATGAGISIGLSDMIVPAEKQELIAGARKSIREVEDKYKKGLITDGERYNMVIDIWTDANEKLTSRLFNDLESNADPYDDAPGRDLNPVYIMVDSGARGSRQQIRQLAGMRGLMAKPSGEIIERPILANFREGLSVLEYFISTHGARKGLADTALKTADSGYLTRKLVDVAHDIIIMEEDCHTLNGIEVCAIADGDDELVSLAQRVIGRTSCDDIYNPQSPEEVIVAANEIIDEYSAKKLDDAGVDSVRIRSVLTCESRRGTCSKCYGRNLATGKESRLGEPVGIIAAQSIGEPGTQLTMRTFHIGGTASSVFKQPKITAKEDSIVRYENLRTVKVANGHVILNKNGNVVTYDDNGGELERYNAIIGAVITVDDGGRVKRGQTFVSWDPYSVPILSEQDGFVDFQDFIEGVTVQKAEDESTGIEGLVVLEHKEDLHPQIVIKDQSGKALAFCSIPAAAYVMVKKGEKITAGTTLAKTPRKQARTKDITGGLPRVAELFEARRPKEAAEIAKIDGAVELGDIAGRGKRSLIVRDLATGTEEEHLIPMNKHVIVYSGDMVLKGQQLTEGPVVPQELLEVCGPQELQEYLVNEVQAVYRLQGVEINDKHIEVIVRQMLRKVKITDPGETEFLWGEQVEKQKFQEINQRAMEEGRRPAAASPVLLGITKAALATESFISAASFQDTTRVLTQAATLGRIDQLRGFKENVIMGHLIPAGSGFPLYKNIRPVKLGEEISVEDAIGVNPLDMQEEKTAQS from the coding sequence GTGGATAACGCAGTAGATATTTTCGGCAACGAACCCGATGCGATCAACGATGTGGCCAGCATCCGTCTGGCTTCTCCCGAGGACATCCGTTCCTGGAGTTTCGGGGAGGTTAAAAACCCTGAAACGATTAATTACCGCACATTTAAACCGGAAAAGGGCGGGCTGTTCTGCGAACGCATTTTCGGTCCGACCAAAGATTGGGAATGCAGTTGCGGAAAATACAAACGGATCAAGTATAAGGGCGTGATCTGCGACCGTTGCGGCGTTGAAGTCACGCTGTCGCGTGTCCGCCGTGAGCGTATGGCGCATATCGAACTGGCCGTGCCGGTTTCGCACATCTGGTTCTTCAAAGCCACGCCGAGCCGTATGGGACTGCTGCTCGATATGACGCTTCGCAGCCTTGAACATATTATTTACTACGACGATTATGTTGTCGTTGACCCGGGCGAAACGCCGCTGAAAGAAAAACAGCTGCTAACGGAAATGGAATACCGTGAAGCGCTGGATAATTACGGTGAGGGCTCTTTTGATGCACGTATCGGTGCGGAAGGTATCCGCGAACTGCTGCGCCGGATAGATCTGCCGGTTAAACTGCGTGACCTTGAAGATGCGCTGGCTGTAACCCGCAGCAAACAGACGCGCAAAAAACTGGTCAGCCAAATGAAGGTTATCGAGGGGCTGATCCGCAGTAATTCGCGCCCGGAATGGATGATTTTTGAAACGCTGCCGGTGATTCCGCCGGACTTGCGGCCACTGGTGCCGCTCGAAGGCGGGCGTTTTGCGACGTCCGACTTGAACGACCTGTACCGTCGCGTAATCAATCGCAATAACCGGTTGAAAACACTGCTGGCGCTGAAAACGCCGGAAGTGATTATCCGCAACGAAAAACGCATGCTGCAGCAGTCGGTTGATGCGCTATTTGATAACGGCCGTCACGGACGTGCGGTGAGCGGACCGGGCAACCGCCCGCTAAAATCGCTCAGTGATATGCTGAAAGGCAAACAGGGACGTTTCCGTCAAAACCTGCTTGGTAAGCGTGTTGACTACTCCGGCCGGTCAGTAATTGTGGTCGGTCCAAAACTGAAGTTAAATCAGTGCGGCCTGCCGAAGAAGATGGCACTTGTACTGTTTGAGCCGTTTATCATTCGCAAACTGAAAGAACGCGGAATTGTTCACACTGTGCGCAGTGCGAAAAAAATGATCGAGCGCGAAGAGGATATTGTTTGGGATATTCTTGACGAAGTGACCAAAGGCCATACAGTGATGCTTAACCGTGCGCCGACGCTGCACCGTTTGAGTATTCAATCGTTCGAGCCGGTGCTCATTGAAGGTGAAGCAATTCAGGTCCATCCGCTTGTGTGTACTGCCTATAACGCAGACTTCGATGGTGACCAGATGGCGGTTCACGTTCCGCTGTCCGTTGAGGCGCAGATGGAGTCAAAAGCGCTGATGCTGGCGCCGAATAATATTTTTTCGCCGTCAAGCGGAAAACCGATTACGACCCCGACCCAGGATATTGCGCTCGGCTGTTACTTTCTGACGAGTTTTTCACAGAAATATCTGCTCGAAACCCGCAGCGCCGGTGCCAAAAAGGGCGAGTCGAAAGAGCATCTGCCGCTGATGGCGGATCTTAATGAGGTTCACACCGCGTTTGATGAGGGGGTCGTGAAACTGCATGACCGTATTCGTTACCGTAATCCTGATTATCAACGTGAAACAAAATTTGGCGATCAGAAACAGCCGGTGATCATTACAACTGTCGGCCGTGTTTTCTTTAACGAGATCTGGCCGTCCGGCATCGGATTTGTCAATGACCGCATCAGCAAAAAGCTGCTGGGGAGACTGATTGAACACTGCTATGCCGTTGCCGGGCATCAGGAGACAGTGAAGCTGCTTGATAAACTGAAAAATCTTGGTTTTGCACATGCCACCGGTGCCGGGATTTCAATCGGTCTTTCCGACATGATTGTTCCGGCTGAGAAACAGGAGCTGATTGCCGGTGCGCGCAAATCGATCAGAGAAGTTGAAGACAAATATAAAAAAGGTCTGATCACTGACGGTGAGCGTTATAACATGGTGATTGATATCTGGACGGATGCGAATGAAAAACTGACGTCACGGTTGTTCAACGACCTGGAAAGCAACGCTGATCCGTATGATGACGCTCCGGGACGCGACCTGAATCCGGTGTATATCATGGTCGATTCCGGTGCGCGCGGAAGCCGTCAGCAGATTCGTCAGCTCGCCGGTATGCGCGGCCTGATGGCAAAGCCGTCCGGCGAAATTATTGAACGCCCGATTCTCGCAAATTTCCGTGAAGGCTTGAGCGTACTCGAATACTTTATTTCAACTCACGGTGCCCGCAAAGGTCTTGCCGATACGGCCTTGAAAACGGCGGACTCAGGTTATCTGACGCGTAAGCTAGTGGATGTTGCGCATGATATTATTATCATGGAAGAGGACTGTCACACACTGAACGGTATCGAAGTCTGTGCGATTGCTGATGGTGATGACGAACTCGTTTCGCTCGCACAGCGTGTAATCGGCCGCACTTCCTGTGATGATATTTATAACCCGCAAAGTCCGGAAGAGGTGATTGTTGCGGCGAATGAAATTATTGATGAGTATTCGGCGAAAAAGCTGGATGATGCCGGTGTCGACAGCGTTCGTATCCGCAGCGTACTCACCTGTGAATCGCGCCGCGGCACCTGTTCAAAATGCTATGGCCGCAATCTCGCCACCGGAAAAGAATCGCGCCTCGGTGAGCCGGTCGGCATCATCGCTGCGCAGTCTATTGGTGAGCCGGGCACACAGCTGACAATGCGTACATTTCACATTGGCGGCACGGCGAGCTCAGTTTTCAAGCAGCCGAAAATCACGGCCAAGGAAGACAGCATTGTCCGTTATGAAAATCTCCGGACCGTAAAGGTTGCAAACGGTCATGTGATTCTCAACAAAAACGGCAACGTCGTGACCTATGACGATAACGGCGGTGAGCTTGAACGGTATAATGCCATAATCGGAGCCGTTATTACAGTTGACGATGGCGGACGTGTAAAACGCGGGCAGACGTTTGTCAGCTGGGACCCGTACAGCGTGCCGATTCTTTCCGAACAGGACGGATTCGTTGATTTCCAGGACTTTATCGAAGGTGTGACCGTTCAGAAAGCAGAGGATGAATCGACCGGTATCGAAGGTCTGGTTGTGCTGGAGCACAAAGAAGATTTGCATCCGCAGATTGTGATCAAAGATCAATCCGGTAAAGCGCTTGCATTCTGTTCAATTCCCGCCGCTGCTTACGTAATGGTAAAGAAAGGCGAGAAAATCACTGCCGGCACGACACTGGCGAAAACGCCGCGCAAACAGGCGCGTACCAAGGATATTACCGGTGGTCTGCCGCGCGTGGCCGAGCTCTTTGAGGCGCGCCGCCCGAAAGAGGCCGCTGAAATTGCCAAAATTGACGGAGCAGTGGAGCTTGGTGATATTGCCGGCCGCGGTAAGCGTTCACTGATTGTGCGCGACCTTGCTACTGGAACAGAAGAAGAACATCTGATTCCAATGAATAAACATGTGATTGTTTATTCCGGTGATATGGTTCTGAAGGGTCAGCAGTTGACAGAAGGCCCGGTCGTTCCACAGGAACTGCTCGAAGTCTGCGGTCCGCAGGAGCTTCAGGAGTATCTGGTGAACGAAGTGCAGGCGGTATACCGTCTGCAGGGCGTGGAAATTAACGACAAGCACATTGAAGTGATTGTGCGCCAAATGTTGCGTAAAGTGAAAATCACTGACCCGGGTGAAACAGAATTTCTCTGGGGCGAACAGGTTGAAAAACAGAAGTTCCAGGAGATTAATCAGCGCGCGATGGAAGAGGGGCGCCGTCCGGCGGCTGCTTCACCGGTTCTGCTGGGTATCACTAAAGCGGCGCTGGCAACTGAAAGCTTTATTTCTGCAGCATCATTCCAGGACACCACCAGGGTGCTGACGCAGGCCGCGACACTGGGCCGCATTGACCAGTTGCGCGGATTCAAAGAAAATGTAATTATGGGTCATTTGATTCCGGCCGGAAGCGGATTCCCGCTGTATAAAAATATCCGTCCGGTTAAGCTTGGTGAAGAGATTAGTGTGGAAGATGCCATAGGCGTGAATCCACTGGATATGCAGGAGGAAAAAACCGCACAAAGTTAA
- the rpsL gene encoding 30S ribosomal protein S12: MPTINQLIRKPRSPLQKKKKSPALLNCPQRRGVCLLVKTMTPKKPNSALRKVARVRLTNGREVNAYIPGEGHNLQEHSMVLVRGGRVKDLPGVRYHIVRGTLDCLGVNNRKQGRSKYGAKKPKEGQ, from the coding sequence ATGCCTACAATAAACCAATTGATTAGAAAACCGCGCAGTCCGCTTCAGAAAAAGAAGAAATCGCCTGCGCTGCTAAACTGTCCGCAGCGCCGCGGTGTGTGTCTGCTTGTAAAAACCATGACACCGAAAAAACCGAACTCCGCTCTACGTAAAGTTGCGCGTGTCCGTTTAACTAACGGTCGTGAAGTTAATGCATACATCCCTGGCGAAGGCCACAACCTGCAGGAACACAGCATGGTACTGGTGCGCGGCGGCAGGGTGAAAGACCTTCCGGGAGTTCGCTATCACATCGTGCGCGGCACGCTTGACTGTCTCGGCGTGAATAACCGTAAGCAGGGGCGGTCCAAATACGGCGCCAAGAAACCGAAAGAAGGTCAATAA
- the rpsG gene encoding 30S ribosomal protein S7 produces MSRRRKADKRILTPDPRYNSELVAYMINGIMERGKKAVAASIVYGALDDIQKKMKDEDPLAVFNKAVDNVKPKLEVKSRRVGGATYQVPLEVSPKRQIALACRWLIQYSGARRGMPMRRALSIELMDAYAGQGSAIKKRDDTHKMAQANKAFAHYKW; encoded by the coding sequence ATGTCAAGAAGACGCAAAGCAGATAAACGCATCCTGACGCCCGATCCGCGCTATAACAGCGAACTCGTGGCATATATGATTAATGGCATCATGGAACGCGGCAAAAAAGCGGTTGCCGCTTCAATTGTTTACGGTGCTCTCGACGACATCCAGAAAAAGATGAAAGACGAAGACCCGTTGGCAGTGTTCAACAAAGCGGTTGACAACGTGAAGCCGAAACTTGAGGTGAAATCCCGTCGTGTCGGCGGTGCAACCTATCAGGTCCCGCTGGAAGTCAGTCCGAAGCGCCAAATTGCACTGGCCTGTCGCTGGCTCATTCAGTATTCCGGCGCACGCCGCGGAATGCCGATGCGCCGCGCGCTGTCCATCGAGCTGATGGATGCTTACGCCGGGCAGGGATCTGCAATTAAAAAACGCGACGACACGCACAAGATGGCTCAGGCCAACAAAGCGTTTGCGCATTATAAATGGTAA
- the fusA gene encoding elongation factor G codes for MTVDVKQDGKHAKSAAPSPREDAARGRSLSAVRNIGIMAHIDAGKTTTTERILYYTGRVYKMGEVHEGTAVMDWMEQEQERGITITSAATTCFWKDCQINIIDTPGHVDFTVEVERSLRVLDGAVGVFCGVGGVQPQSETVWRQAKKYRVPCIAFINKMDRKGANFPAVINQIREKLSVPAVMTQLPIGAEENFKGVVDLIHMRAITFSTENFGSEMTESALPAELAGAAEKARVELIEKISEFDEQLIEAYLENPDVPADLLIAAVRRAAIAGNAVPVLCGSSLKNKGIQPLLDGIVNYLPSPADIPAVAGVHPKTGETEERIAGDYEPFSALAFKMATDPFVGRLMFVRIYSGKLEKRQNVYNPRTKKREKITRLLRLHANSREDIDVLYSGEIGAVAGVKGFTTGDTLCSENNPVLLESIDFPEPVISMAIEPKTQADRDALAEALHLLAEEDPTFCVSTNTDTGQTIISGMGELHLDVIKDRIFREFKVQANAGKPVVAYRESVQKTASAEHTFEREIGGHDHFARLIVQIEPRQRGAGNAVDIKVSKEVIPADFHDAIQEGLRDALLTGILGNYPLVDIAVTVTDGTAHPVDSSDVAFRTAAVMALRAAAACAAPVLLEPIMKLEVVSPDEHLGDVMNDLTGRRGRIREIDARDGMQIIHVDVPLAEMFGYATALRSLTKGRASYTMEPSHFEMVPEAIQGAILNR; via the coding sequence ATGACGGTGGATGTGAAACAGGATGGAAAACATGCGAAGAGCGCTGCGCCTTCTCCGAGAGAAGATGCGGCGCGCGGCCGCAGCTTGTCCGCCGTTCGCAACATTGGCATTATGGCACATATTGACGCCGGCAAAACAACCACTACCGAGCGCATTCTTTATTATACCGGCCGCGTCTATAAAATGGGCGAAGTGCATGAAGGCACCGCCGTAATGGACTGGATGGAGCAGGAGCAGGAGCGCGGTATTACCATCACATCCGCAGCAACTACCTGTTTCTGGAAAGACTGTCAGATCAATATCATCGATACTCCGGGGCATGTAGACTTTACAGTTGAAGTAGAGCGTTCTTTGCGGGTTCTCGATGGTGCTGTCGGGGTCTTTTGCGGTGTAGGCGGCGTACAGCCGCAGTCAGAAACTGTCTGGCGGCAGGCAAAAAAATATCGTGTGCCATGCATTGCGTTTATCAATAAGATGGATCGCAAAGGTGCAAATTTTCCGGCAGTGATAAACCAGATCCGCGAAAAACTCAGTGTGCCGGCGGTGATGACGCAACTGCCGATCGGTGCCGAAGAAAATTTTAAAGGCGTGGTTGATTTAATCCACATGCGAGCTATTACGTTCAGCACAGAAAATTTCGGCAGCGAGATGACAGAAAGTGCACTTCCGGCGGAGCTCGCCGGCGCCGCCGAAAAAGCGCGTGTTGAATTGATCGAAAAAATTTCTGAGTTCGATGAACAACTGATCGAAGCTTATCTTGAAAACCCGGACGTTCCGGCGGACCTGCTGATTGCAGCTGTCCGTCGCGCGGCGATTGCCGGGAATGCGGTACCGGTGCTTTGCGGTTCATCACTGAAAAACAAAGGGATTCAGCCGCTGCTTGACGGCATTGTAAATTATCTGCCATCTCCGGCGGATATTCCGGCAGTGGCAGGGGTTCATCCGAAAACGGGTGAAACAGAGGAGCGCATCGCCGGTGATTATGAGCCGTTCAGTGCGCTGGCATTTAAAATGGCGACTGATCCGTTTGTCGGGCGCCTCATGTTTGTCCGCATCTATTCCGGCAAGCTGGAAAAGCGGCAGAACGTTTATAATCCGCGCACGAAAAAACGTGAAAAAATTACACGGCTGCTCCGCCTGCACGCCAACAGCCGTGAAGATATTGATGTCTTATATTCTGGTGAAATCGGCGCTGTCGCCGGCGTAAAAGGATTCACTACCGGCGATACGCTCTGCAGTGAAAACAATCCAGTTCTACTCGAGAGCATAGACTTTCCGGAGCCGGTGATCTCAATGGCGATCGAGCCGAAAACGCAGGCCGACCGCGATGCACTTGCCGAAGCACTTCATCTTTTAGCGGAGGAAGATCCGACCTTTTGCGTTTCAACGAATACTGATACCGGCCAGACAATTATCAGCGGAATGGGTGAGTTGCATCTCGACGTTATTAAAGACCGGATTTTTCGCGAATTTAAAGTACAGGCGAACGCCGGTAAGCCGGTGGTGGCGTATCGGGAAAGTGTTCAGAAAACCGCTTCCGCCGAACATACGTTCGAGCGCGAAATCGGCGGACACGATCACTTCGCCCGCCTCATTGTCCAGATTGAACCGCGTCAGCGCGGCGCCGGCAATGCCGTGGACATTAAGGTTTCCAAAGAGGTGATTCCTGCAGATTTTCATGATGCAATTCAAGAGGGGTTACGGGATGCATTGTTGACCGGCATTCTCGGCAACTATCCGCTGGTGGATATTGCAGTGACTGTCACGGACGGTACGGCGCATCCGGTGGATTCCTCTGACGTTGCGTTCCGTACCGCTGCTGTGATGGCGCTTCGTGCCGCCGCTGCATGTGCTGCCCCGGTTCTGCTGGAACCGATTATGAAACTTGAGGTCGTCAGCCCCGACGAACATCTGGGCGACGTAATGAATGACTTGACCGGTCGGCGCGGACGGATCCGCGAGATCGATGCCCGCGATGGAATGCAGATTATACACGTCGACGTGCCGCTGGCCGAAATGTTCGGCTATGCAACCGCGCTGCGTTCTCTGACGAAGGGCCGGGCCAGTTACACCATGGAACCGTCGCACTTTGAGATGGTTCCGGAAGCGATACAAGGGGCCATCTTAAACAGATAA
- the rpsJ gene encoding 30S ribosomal protein S10, which produces MSNQRIRIRLKSFDHRVLDASSKDIVETAKRTGARVAGPIPMPTRIERFTVNRSPHVNKKSMEQFEVRTHKRLLDIIDPTIKTVDELKKLNLPAGVDITIKI; this is translated from the coding sequence ATGAGCAATCAACGCATACGTATACGTTTGAAATCATTCGATCATCGCGTGCTCGACGCATCGTCGAAGGATATTGTCGAAACGGCCAAACGCACCGGTGCCCGTGTCGCGGGACCGATTCCGATGCCGACACGCATTGAGCGGTTCACCGTGAACCGCAGCCCGCATGTAAACAAAAAATCGATGGAGCAGTTCGAGGTCCGCACGCATAAGCGTTTACTGGATATCATCGATCCGACCATCAAAACGGTAGACGAGCTAAAGAAGCTCAATCTGCCGGCGGGCGTGGACATTACTATTAAAATTTGA
- the rplC gene encoding 50S ribosomal protein L3: MKSLIGKKLGMTQIFDETGRLVPVTVIEAGPCSVVQRKTADKDGYDAVQLGFGKQKEQRVRKPLLGHFKKAGLEPLRELREVRVDSADESKAGDTVTVSVFEDVKFIDVLGETKGKGYQGVVKRFNFAGGRASHGSHFHRSTGSIGMKERPGRVFKNKKMPGQMGGTRITVQNLKVVQIRADENLILLKGAVPGANGTTLVLREALKKR, encoded by the coding sequence ATGAAAAGTTTAATTGGAAAAAAACTTGGGATGACCCAGATCTTCGATGAGACAGGCCGGCTTGTGCCTGTAACAGTGATTGAAGCGGGTCCGTGCAGCGTTGTACAACGCAAGACTGCCGATAAAGACGGTTATGATGCCGTTCAGCTCGGCTTCGGAAAACAGAAAGAACAGCGCGTCCGCAAACCGCTGCTGGGTCATTTCAAGAAAGCCGGTCTTGAGCCGCTTCGTGAACTGAGAGAAGTCCGCGTGGATTCTGCTGATGAGTCGAAAGCCGGCGATACGGTAACGGTTTCTGTGTTCGAAGACGTCAAGTTTATTGATGTTCTCGGCGAAACCAAAGGTAAAGGCTATCAAGGCGTCGTGAAGCGTTTTAACTTTGCCGGCGGTCGCGCCTCCCATGGTTCGCACTTTCACCGCAGCACGGGTTCGATTGGAATGAAAGAACGTCCGGGTCGCGTATTTAAAAATAAAAAAATGCCCGGACAGATGGGTGGAACCCGCATTACGGTTCAAAATTTGAAAGTAGTGCAGATCCGTGCAGATGAAAATCTGATTCTGCTCAAGGGAGCGGTTCCCGGCGCCAACGGGACAACACTGGTGCTTCGCGAAGCACTCAAAAAGAGATAA
- the rplD gene encoding 50S ribosomal protein L4 — MSTLPLKDSKGKKLGEVTLSDRFTVSDKGAQAVHQAVVTYQAHQHQGSASTLGKGAVSGSGKKPWKQKGLGRARAGYKQSPVWRGGAVVFGPHPRKVRKSIPRKVARLAFARAFSEKADAGAITVVNGIMLAAPRTKEMTALLSALDVRGKVLIVLHETDVNVCLAARNLPDAEVACADNVNVYQIIRYPQIVITQAAMEKIEQRLA; from the coding sequence ATGAGTACTCTGCCATTGAAAGATAGCAAAGGGAAAAAACTGGGCGAAGTGACCCTTAGCGACCGTTTCACTGTGTCCGATAAAGGTGCGCAGGCGGTGCATCAGGCTGTTGTCACGTATCAGGCTCACCAGCATCAGGGTTCTGCTTCCACACTCGGGAAAGGTGCCGTGTCCGGTTCCGGCAAAAAACCGTGGAAACAAAAAGGGCTCGGTCGCGCCCGCGCCGGTTATAAACAGTCTCCGGTATGGCGCGGCGGTGCTGTAGTGTTTGGTCCGCATCCGCGCAAAGTCCGCAAGTCGATACCGCGCAAAGTGGCGCGTCTGGCATTTGCCCGTGCTTTCAGCGAAAAGGCTGACGCCGGTGCCATTACAGTGGTAAATGGAATTATGCTGGCTGCACCGCGTACGAAGGAGATGACTGCCCTGCTGAGCGCCTTGGACGTAAGGGGCAAAGTGCTGATCGTGCTGCATGAGACTGATGTGAATGTTTGTCTGGCGGCACGCAATCTTCCCGATGCGGAAGTGGCTTGTGCAGACAATGTGAATGTTTATCAGATCATCCGCTACCCGCAGATTGTAATCACACAGGCTGCGATGGAAAAAATTGAACAGCGCCTGGCATAA
- the rplW gene encoding 50S ribosomal protein L23 codes for MKDVYQVIQKILLTEKGTRLSETENKYVFRVAPSANKAEIKKAVEELFKVKVISVNTMKRLGKNKRERSPNYGRTAHWKRAVVTLAEGNKIDLV; via the coding sequence ATGAAAGATGTTTATCAGGTAATTCAAAAAATTCTGCTGACGGAAAAAGGCACGCGCCTTTCTGAGACGGAAAACAAGTATGTATTCCGCGTTGCGCCGTCCGCCAATAAAGCGGAGATTAAAAAAGCGGTCGAAGAACTGTTTAAGGTGAAAGTGATCTCAGTGAACACGATGAAACGGCTGGGAAAAAATAAACGCGAGCGTTCGCCAAACTACGGCCGTACTGCGCACTGGAAGCGTGCAGTCGTTACTCTTGCCGAAGGCAATAAAATTGATTTGGTCTAA
- the rplB gene encoding 50S ribosomal protein L2, translating to MALKKYRPVTPSRRFMVTSAFDEITKSTPERSLTRSKKRTGGRNSAGRITTRHRGGGHKRRYRVIDFKRDKFGIPAKVASIEYDPNRSARIALLNYADGEKRYIIAPVGLKVGMTLFSGPDVEPAIGNALPLEKIPLGMTVHNIEMEKGRGGQIARSAGAGVQLMSREGGFANLKMPSGELRKISTECYATIGQTGNVEHESTASGKAGRKRWLGIRPTVRGVAMNPVDHPMGGGEGRTSGGGHPQSPWGTLAKGKRTRKKKQASNKMIIERRKK from the coding sequence ATGGCTTTGAAAAAATACAGACCTGTAACGCCAAGCCGCCGTTTTATGGTGACTTCCGCGTTCGACGAAATTACAAAGAGCACGCCGGAGCGTTCGCTGACCCGTTCCAAGAAACGCACCGGCGGCCGTAACAGTGCCGGGAGGATTACAACGCGTCATCGCGGCGGCGGACACAAACGCCGGTATCGCGTGATTGATTTCAAACGCGATAAGTTTGGTATTCCGGCAAAAGTCGCATCTATTGAGTACGATCCAAACCGTTCGGCGCGCATTGCGCTGCTGAATTATGCGGACGGTGAAAAACGCTATATCATCGCTCCGGTTGGATTGAAAGTCGGCATGACACTCTTTTCCGGCCCGGATGTCGAGCCGGCCATTGGCAATGCACTGCCGCTTGAAAAAATTCCGCTGGGCATGACAGTTCATAATATTGAAATGGAAAAAGGCCGCGGCGGACAGATTGCCCGCTCTGCCGGTGCCGGTGTTCAGCTGATGTCGCGTGAAGGCGGTTTTGCCAACCTGAAAATGCCGTCCGGTGAACTCCGGAAAATCAGCACAGAGTGTTATGCGACGATCGGACAGACCGGTAACGTTGAGCATGAAAGTACTGCAAGCGGCAAAGCCGGACGTAAACGCTGGCTGGGCATTCGTCCAACGGTTCGCGGCGTGGCGATGAACCCGGTGGATCATCCGATGGGCGGCGGTGAAGGCCGCACATCCGGCGGCGGGCATCCGCAGTCGCCGTGGGGTACGCTGGCGAAGGGCAAACGTACGCGCAAGAAAAAGCAGGCGTCGAACAAAATGATTATCGAACGGAGAAAGAAGTAA
- the rpsS gene encoding 30S ribosomal protein S19, with protein sequence MARSLKKGPYVDVKLLKKVEAMEASGRKKPVKTWARASMIAPEFVGHTFLVHNGKVFVSVFATENMVGHRLGEFAPTRAFRTHGMATDKTVSK encoded by the coding sequence ATGGCTCGTTCACTTAAAAAAGGTCCGTACGTGGATGTTAAACTCCTCAAAAAAGTTGAGGCGATGGAGGCATCCGGCAGAAAAAAACCGGTAAAAACCTGGGCGCGAGCTTCAATGATCGCTCCGGAATTTGTCGGGCACACTTTTCTGGTGCATAACGGTAAGGTGTTTGTTTCAGTTTTTGCAACAGAAAACATGGTAGGGCACCGTCTTGGAGAATTCGCTCCGACCCGCGCTTTCCGCACGCACGGCATGGCAACGGACAAAACCGTTTCGAAATAA
- the rplV gene encoding 50S ribosomal protein L22 encodes MEVSATTKYVRMSPIKARQVAAEIRGLSVAEALRITDFNARKAAAEIGKTLKSAVANAEKNEGVSADQLFVKDAVVDGGPVIKRFRPRARGSASAIKKRTTHITVILTDRK; translated from the coding sequence ATGGAAGTTTCAGCAACAACTAAATATGTGAGAATGTCGCCGATCAAGGCCCGTCAAGTCGCGGCTGAGATTCGCGGACTGTCCGTTGCAGAAGCCCTTCGCATCACCGATTTTAACGCACGTAAAGCGGCGGCTGAAATTGGCAAAACTCTTAAGTCGGCAGTTGCCAACGCGGAGAAGAATGAAGGGGTTTCGGCGGACCAGCTGTTTGTGAAAGATGCCGTTGTCGACGGCGGTCCGGTGATTAAACGGTTTCGTCCGCGCGCCCGCGGCTCCGCCAGTGCAATTAAAAAACGCACAACGCATATCACGGTAATTTTAACGGATCGTAAATAA